cagctatattaatttgatataataaagggaacaataggacaggaacggtaggcacttttgtgctcttatgcacgccccttatagtcctcttaggaatggggtgaggtcaatagtagacagtttttggttgaagattttgggattttgagtagagactatggagtcaggtaatgagttccaagcattaacaactctgttgcagaagtcatattttctgcaatcaagtttgaagcggttgacattaagcttgaatctattttttgctcttgtaatattgcgattgaagctgaagtagtcttttacaggaaggatattgcaatagatgattttgtgtgttaaacacaggtcatgtcgaagtcgacggagttgtaagttttctaatcccaggatttcaagcctggtggtataaggtattttgttgttttcggaggagcgaagaactcttctagtaaaatatttctggacgcgttctattgtatttatgtcagagatgtggtatgggttccagacggatgagctgtattcaagaataagtctggcaaatgttttgtatgctctagttaatagtgtagagtttttagaaaagaagctgcgtaaaattaggtttacaactcttagggccttttttgctatgtagttgcagtgggctttggcattaaggtcatttgatatgagaactccaagatctttgacagggtgggggtcgtcagtaaggtaatgaccatcgagtttgtacttgttgataggattcttttttccaatatgtaagactgagcatttgctagtagagatttggagttgccaagttttagaccaatcggaaactaagtcgagatcttcttgaagggtagaagtattgttagtggtattaaatagtttgacatcgtcacaaAGAGATgatgcttcttcttctttgtggatGGTAGCTGGGAAAAGAAGGATCTCAAACAAGGAGGAAATGTATCTGGATCTATTGTCCACAATTTAACTTCATAATACTTGCTTTCAGCTATGAAAAATTACCATTCCTTTCTTATGAGGGAGGCATAGATAGATCAATATTATTTCTGGAGCAATGAAGATAGGAAGGAATGCTTGAGCTGCATATAAGAACAAGATTGATCCATCTGCAGATACAAACAATTCTATAGATTGTTCCTCTTCAAGACACATTTGGAGTAAAAACTTGTCCTACTTGTATAAATAGCTATTCTAGGCATAGTTTGTAGAACAAACCGAAGTGACCTGGTTCATCCATAATGCCAAGTCATAAAGCATGCTTTACAAATTATATCTGTATTCACATGCCATATTAGGTCAAAATCAAACAACCATatctctcacatccaggacataaactgtttcaactcctaccctcaaaacgacgctatagagcactgcacaccagaacaactagacacaagaacagttttttcccgaaggccatcactctgctaaacaaataattccttcaacactgtcaaactatttactaaatctgcactactattaatcttctcatcgttcccatcaccaatctccttccacttatgactgtatgactgtaactttgttgctggcaatccttatgatttatattgatatattgaccatcaattgtgttgtaaatgttttatctcgatgaatgtatcttttcttttatgcacactgagagcatatgcaccaagacaaattccttgtgtgtccaatcacacttggccaataaaaaattctattctattctattctattctattctattctattctattctattctattctattctattctattcatatttgtGACTGCTACTTATATACCTGGTAGTTTGGTGAATATGTGTTGGTGGATGAATTCAATTCCATATGTATGTACTTGAATAAAAATGACCTCCATGACTGTTCACCCTGCAGTTGCTTCACtactctgttttttttaatgtatattgaTTATAATATTTCACAGATCAGATATAGATATGTGTTTTCATTAGTTTTCTCCTTCCTAATAATTAAATAAGCCATGTTTGCTTATGTGATGTTTCCCTTCATCACCATTATCATTATTCTCCAGATGCTCTGAGACAGGAGTATCAAGGGATGTTGCATAAAAGCCAACCCCTTCTTACTAACATTTGACTGAACCCGGGTAAGACCTAATGGCTTTGGATTTGCGGGGCTCCGGgatccaggactttgtcaactttgaCTCTGGATGGGATGGCACTGCCCCAGAAAGACCTGGTCCGcaacttgggggttctcctggactcatggcTTTCTTTCAAGGAACAAGTGGCAATCATGGCTAGGAGAGCCTCTGCACAACTTTATGCTGTGCAGTCTTTCGTGCAGTCTTTTGCGGTCTTTCCTGGATCAAGATTCCCTACGCTCAGTTGTTCAGTCCCTAGTCATCTCACAACTGGACCAttgtaatgcactctacatggggctacccttgaagagcatttggaagctacagctgATGCAGAGTGGCAGTGCAGTTAGTTTTGGGGCCCCCAAGAATGGCTCCTAAAACAATACTGCACTGGTTACCAgtctgcttctgggtgcaattcaaggtgttggtgatcaccttaaAGGCCATATTTCATGGCAAGGTTACTTGAGAGACCGTCTTGTCCCACTGGGATTGGCCCATACCACTtatgctggcagaggaggcatgctgtggGTCCTGTTAGCCCAAGTATTCCGGCTGGCAAGGTCCAggaggaagagccttctctgctgttgctcctgccctctggaacatcttgacCCCCTATGTGAGGTTGGCCCCAATCCTCCTATCTTTTTGTAAGAGCCTAAAGACATGGCTGTGCCAGTCGGCTTGGGGCCCCAGTGGGGAACGGCacaatggaggtggttgattgagtAATAAGAGATCCCACCTCTCCCCCACTCCAACCCTGTTCTCCCCGTGTCTTTGATTGTAAGGTTTGATTTTAACATGTTATGTTTTAACTAAGATGTAACTCCAGAATTatcctatggtaagatgggcggtcaataaattttataaatcaataaaatactaATTGCCCTTAACCCTCCAACTTAAGGAGCTGATTTACAAGCAAGGTACCATATGAGACTTTTTATTTTTCTCGGTGCATCTGCAGATTTGCCAACTTCAACACCTTCTAGGCCCAGGGTGTTGATTTTCCTTAGAAGCAAATCCATGCATTCCTATACCGTGGCATCACCAGATAGGATGAGTGGCTCAGATAACGGATTGGAGGAAACAGAACTCAGCATTACTCTCACTCTCCGGATGCTTATGCATGGAAAGGTAAGTACATTAGGACTGCCATATTAGGCTTCGGTCTTGGTCTCTGCATAGTCAGTAACAAATCTTGCACAGGGCAGAACGGCCAGTGGAACTACAGAGAAGAGTTATTTTGCAAATCCCAATATTAAAGCCTGGTGCTCTACAGTTCTGTTCCAAATTTGCATGCGAGTTTGAAATATTCCCTCCAACCTATAGTATGATTTTTAGTACTCTGCAGAGATATTTGAGGTGCAGTTGTGAATTAATCAGTTAAAGCAAAATAGTAGGTTAAATTGCcaaggtgagaagattaatacaaaTTCAACATTAAGTTTTAAAAAGATCTACtagtgaaggagaagaaaaagaatgatCGTGAAAGAGAGAATAACTTTTCATTTAATTTGTCAAATCAGGAATGacctttactttcttttttgaGAAGGTGTGTGTGATTGCTTCCTCATTTTCCAGCCAAAAGTATATCTTTGCTAGACTCTTACAGATTCAAATATCTCTTCTAACCCCATTTTTCTTGTCTCTGCAGGAAGTTGGCAGCATCATAGGCAAGGTAAGATCGAAGCAGGTCACTCTGTGCTTTCAAAATTCCTTTGGTCTACATTCTAAGACTAATTGTCTTCATTGTCCTTAATCCTACAGAAAGGAGAGACTGTGAAGAAGATAAGAGAACAGGTAGGTATCATGGGGGAAAATAGCCCAAATACCAGGTGATCTGCTATTCCAGTGTTTCTCTAATTcagtaattttaaaatatgtggacttcaactctcagaattcgcaGCCAACCAatttgggagctgaaatccactcaTCTTAAGGTTGCTGAGGATAGGAAGAAGCTATCTACTTTATAGTTCTAGTTGGATGGATTTCAGACAAAAGCAAAAATCTGTTGGGAGAAAGTAGGGAGGCAGAATGAGGATCAAGAGGAAGGTGCTAGAAAATACGGAGAGACAGAAAGCAGGATAAACCTACTTGTAGTCACTATTTTTCTGAATGTAATTCATAATTCTTCTAAAGTAGATTCTGAAATAATGAATACACctccctctagatcaggggtcctcaaactatggcccacaggctggatacaGCCCACCAAAGCCATTAATCCGGCCTGTGTGTGACCACGAGGCTGCTGCCTACATTGTCCCATctacccaccggcccccacctgccttctgggttctacttatctttactaccggttcacatcgtgcctgtgtactcttctgcacatgtgcaaaagagttttgatgatatttgggtcagtgggtggagcctcccactggttttactaccggttctatagaactggtctgaatcgggggcaacccaccactgttctggaggccgaggaggccaaaaacagaatGCGTGGAGGCCCcgagaggccaaaaacgggcctgtttttgacctccccagcctccagagagagagggggggagacacacacacaaacacaaacagaagtccctcacacacatacacacaggcagccacatcccttcactaacctgctttccacccccaggagcataacaaattaaagtttaatttgtgtgtattgtttaatggattgctaaattggccacacccacccagtcacatgatcacctagccacacccacccagtcacatgatcacctggccacacccacgcagcAGGTCCGCCAcctccaacagtctgagggaccatgaattggccccctgtttaaaaagtttgaggacccctgctctagctcctCATTGTCATTGAAAAAAACTTAAGCACTATTAGATGAGATCAGTACTGGTATTTCTATCCTCAGAAatgtcccaaaagtactttttcaggaggcaacgggacttccttgttttttctttgaagacgttttacttctcatccgagaagcttcttcactctgacaggatagtggggaatcaaaagatttatattccttgcagacaactatccccactatcctgtcagagctgaagaaacttcttggatgagaagcaaaacgtcttcaaagaaaaaacaagaaagtcccgttgcctcctgaaaaagcacctttgggacaagcatgacctggatgaccgagaatctctacagactcctCAGAGATGCTTTAATACTATACTGCATGAACCTGCCCAGTGATGGTGCTCTTTCTTTTCAACATTGCTGTGCCATTTTTTAAGCCGTGCATCATGTCTTTACTGATAATTAACTGCCACTGTTGGATTTGCCAGTTTTATTTCAGTATTAATCTAGGTTAAGATCACAAAGACTTCAGGAGAACAGGATTGGAAAATAGAAATGAAACAGAATTTATTATCAGTATTAAATATATTACTACATTCTATGGTGCAATAATAGTAAGAGGACACTATGGGTATGAAGACTGTTGACTTTTGAATTTACCCTCTCTTGAAATGAGAGGATTTGATTCTCAAGtagcagatttatttttattctgttcagttgtgtccaattttTAGGGATTTcctggagaagtccctgcagCTTTTTCAGCagggtttttcagaagtgtttgcccttttctccttcttagggctgagaaaaagagGGTGGCCCAAGGTCACTTTGTGCCCAAGGTGGGATGAGAATTCAGAGTCTcatgatttctagcctgatgccttaatcaccacAGCAAACTGCTCTTTTAGCAGATATCTCTAAGACAAAGGCAGGGATAAGAAAAAGAGATGTGAGCCATGAAGGCCTTGCTTCTAATTTAAATTCAGACTAGACTCCCCAAACAGACAGGGCCTATCTCTTCTGTTTCTCAGCCACATCTGCAGTATGCAGATAGCGGCCAGCTACTTGACAGACTATTGGGATGTTGATGAAACATTTTGTGCGCTTGGTAGAAGCGTTCTATAAACAATTAGAAAAacttaaaacatatttttccatGATTATTCCTGGTTTGCTGTGTCTTTAGAGTACTGCCCGGATTACCATCTCAGAAGGGTCCTGCCCTGAGAGGATCACTACCATTACAGGTTCCACAGATGCTGTTTTCAGAGCTGTTTCCATGATTGCCTTCAAGCTGGAGGAGGTGAAGTAGCCCCAGTCTCCATCTGCTGCATGTTGCTCCCAGAGCATGTCTTACTTGCTCACATTAAGTATATTGTAGCACTAAAAAAATCTATCAGTTTTCCATTAAAGCTAGAAGCTTTCCAGTGAAAGCTGGCATTGGCCATATAAACCGTGTCTAGTTATTGAGAGCTTACAATGACTGTTGCGTCTATGATCAAATGGTGAGATTTTATACCGTTCCTgccaaaaagaaggaagagagtcatgcaatttatttttgaGAAAATTGGTTTTGTAGTGGGGTTTTGAAACAGGAACGTTCTTGATAATTTTCTGGCACGTACTGTATCTCGTTAAAGCATTAAGGTTAAACAGCCATTTGTCGTAATGTACTTCTCTTGGTATATATGGTTTAAGTTTCCCTAGGAATTCAAAATGACCATATTAAAGCCAGTGGGGGTGATGTGACTATATTTATGTCTCACCAAATTGTatctgtcatttttaaaaaaaaaaaaccaagacagaaTATTATTAGGAATGCAGcatgcaaaaaaaccccccaaaaactgGATATCATCAAATAGTGGATCTTATAAATTAGGAGAGAAGAACTAGATtcttaggatttatttattttttacctaTAATGGGGGTTCTAACACAAAATGCTGCATACAGATAATAACTAAATGTGGTTTTGAAAGGATCCCTTTGCACTTGAATTGAGTACGAATTCTTTTATTTCAGGACTTGGGAAATGGAGCAACCAATGGAGGCACCATCTCCAAACCACCCGTAACACTGAGGCTGGTCATCCCAGCTAGCCAGTGTGGCTCACTAATTGGCAAAGCTGGAGCCAAAATAAAGGAAATCCGAGAGGTAGAGCCTTCAATCATCATATCTTGTTCACTTGAGCATAACTgttactttcttatttttttttattatttgtgccTTAACTTTTTTCCTTTCTAGTTTCATTGCTATTGATGTGATGCTCGCAGAGCGAATGGCTTAAATCTCAGAAGCCGTCTTGCACACTTCTTTCTTGTTAAATAAAAAGTGAAACtaaatttacaacttttttttcatttgcatttcttTGTGAAAGtcaactgaaatattttgtttgtacAAGAAGTCATATCTATGTCAGGGAAGAGGTATCACAGGAAACATTTAGATCTCTGAATAAATTTGCTCCTTCCAAAATGCCATAATAATCTCACGGGATTACAAAATGTTCTTGAACCAGCTCCCGTGTAAGTAGAGGCTGCTGAgaaaaacagagcatttgttcaTTCCAGACAACAGGTGCTCAGGTCCAGGTGGCTGGAGACCTTCTGCCCAATTCCACTGAAAGGGCTGTAACAGTCTCTGGGGTACCAGATGCCATCATCCAGTGCGTGCGACAGATCTGTGCAGTTATACTAGAGGTACAGCTTTTGTTTACTCTCATGTGTCAGGGGAGGATAACACTCTGCTCTTTTGTGGAAAAGTGGGACTTTAGGTTCAGAGGCACTCCTTGGGTACTTTAAAACCTTGTATCCTCTTGGAGTgccattctcattttttttcgcTGTTTGGCCACTGTGGATACCAAAAACCTCCCCACCACCCCCGCATTGCAGATATAATTTTAAATGAACAGCAGCGGCAGCAATGCATGTgtattgtgagctgcccagacttGGTTGTAAGATGAACAGCTACcgtatttctccaaaaataagaccaggtcttatattaatttttgctcgaaaagacgcattagggtgtctttttctgattaggtcttgttttgggggaaatatggtactaaatgcatctatctgtctgatgatcttaactgggtcttatttttgggatagggcttGTATTACAAGCAtcatgaaaaatcatgctagggcttattttccagttagatcttattttcaagaaaatacggtaaataaatgttgagaaggaaggaaggaaggaaggaaggaaggaaggaaggaaggagagcacGTCTGCTTATGCACATGCACTTCTTtatttgtaaacatttttttactgttaataGTCTGCTGTCTAGCTGTTTTTCTACTCTAAGGAGAAAAGATGGTCATTCCCAAACCATTCTTTTCTATTGGGGTAGCGATGTGATTGGTCAGATGGTCTATAAAGAAAGATTTAAGTATACCTCTAGCACATTACTGTTAATTCCTATTTGCAGCTGCCAGACCTACTTCTTAGGAAAGCAAGCACGCAAGCAAGCAAAAAAGGGCATTTACATAACTGTTGAGTCATTTAAATGAGTTATGTATCAAGTACCCTCTTCTAGATACTGTGCTTTAGGATTTCAGGCAGGAATCTTTCACAGCAGTGCATGACCTTCTGAACACCAATCTTGTGCTACCTTTCTGAGTCGTTTGCCCGGAAGACTTCTCCCACCTTGATTACACAGGGGAAGATGATTTCCATAGCAGAAATCTTGGGATAATTTTGATTCATCAAAATCTGCAGTTTGCTGAACAGCTATGTCAAAGATAGATTTCCTTCCCAAAGGATATTGAATAAGTAGTAACTTTCCTTACTCTCTTGTATTCTCTTCCTTTAATTGTCTACTGGGGCAAGAGACTAAGCATGATCAAAGGTGATCTTTTACTTTTCATATCCTGCCCGTATGCTGAAATTACTCAGCATAACCAAATGGGAGTTAGCTAAAAATATCCCCTCTTGATGTAATGCCAGAATGCCTGTTGTATGATAGAAGGCAGTGCCTGTTGGCATTAGAAAGCAGCTTTCGGGTAAAGAAAGATATCATTGTGCAATGATACTTCCTTCTGATTTCCTTCAGTCACCCCCAAAAGGTGCCACGATTCCTTACCATCCCAGCTTGTCCTTGGGACCGGTTCTTCTGTCAGCCAATCAGGTAAGAAACCTTTAAATAAACTATCAGTAGATTGTTTTGCCAAGACGTAAAGAGGTTTTGGGTTCCCCTGTTATAATAGCATTAGTGGGAAGAGGTTTGAAAGATGGGAGTTGGATGGGCCAGCAAGAAGATACCTGAAAGGCAGGATGGTAAGAGAGTACTAAGAAGAGATTGAGCAGGCCAGCAGGAATGGCCTGAGAATGTGGGGGCAGATCAGTAAGAATATTAACTGCAGCAGTGGGAAAATGCTGGAAAGGGGAATCGGGTATAGGTAATACTCCCAGCATAACTGGAATATGGATTCCCATTTATTGAGAGCAGTTGTGATGCACTATAAGGAGGGGGGGCTTGCCTATTTACGATATATGTGTAGCAGTGGATGTGGCCAGTTCTAAAACATTTCCTGGCAGACAAACTGGCAAGGTTGCTATCTTCTCCTAGTGTTCACCCCAAGAATACTCTCTACTACTTTAAATTgtactttttcctttcctttcctttccttttttttttttttgcattggtgGGAGTGCTTCCAAAGAAACCACTGGATACATTTTTACCTTCTGGGGCTGAGATATTTTCTTGTAAATGAAGAAGATGCTAGAAACTGGTTTGTCAGGCATGAAAAACAAGGTTCATACAGTTAAGCCGATTCATTGCCAAAAGACCTATGTACAAAAATCTCAACTAACTGATCAGCCCCTGCTTAGAGTTAAATAAGGGTCAATGGCACTCAAAGAGTTTATGGCTACTTAGGGAttgtaggctgatccctcttttaactccgccCCAAGTTCTGCCGTTCCTTCTCCTACGTGGTGCTTTGTTTGCAGCATGCCAAGTTCCCATGTATTCCTGAATCATTAAAAGAATCTAACCAAAAAGAGTCCGGAGTTGATGGAAATACCTATGATCTCATATATGTTTGATGACAGAGGgcaatgggcagcatataaattaaataaataacatactgTTTGCCTTGGAGAACATAAAAGGATTTCCTTTAATTTGAGCATCTAGATAATCCTGAAAGGAACACCAGTGATTCTCAGCAGTCCCTGAAGCGAGAGAGCTGATCATGCACTGAGCAATCATTTCTTGCGTTTCTATAAGTCAGGACAAGCCATTCTTAGTAAGAGATTCTGACTAGAAGAGTGAGGTTAAGGGGTGgtttcagaatgagagagagagagagagagagagggagggagagagagagagagaaaaaaagaaagaaagaaaggaaggaaggaaggaaggaagaaagaaagaaatacaatcAGTTTGTCAACTTTCCTGTCTACATCAACCCCAGGTTTTATCTGttcatttattttgtatggccacccatctcataaaaagcaactttgggtggCATACagcaatcgaataaaataaagataaatacaACAGATATAAAGATATAATAATGTacattaaaagataaatattaaaaaaagcaagTATACAATCCCTAGGCAGAGAAAGGATAAAGATGCACACCTCAACAAAGAAGAAGCATTTGCTAGTTCCCTGGGAGCCCCAATATGGATAACCAGGTCTTGAGGGAGTTCCGGAATATCATGGATGGAGCTAATCTAATATTTGGGAGAAATAATGTTTcataagggttagggttaaggttagggctaGACCACGGCAGGGAAGGTAGGTCCCTAACTGATGGTACTCATAGCATGTGCCATTTCTTTCTTATATAGTATTGAAATCTTAGTACAATCAAACTGCTAATATGAGCCAAATAAAAGCAGAATGAGccataaaagaggaagaaaagtgtTCTTCGCCAAAGCCGCAAAATAACAATTGACAATATAATCCAGATTCGGAAGTGTCATAATTTTAATTTCCGCCAGACAGGATTGCCATCTGAACCTATAAGTGCTTagggagaaaaaaacagaaattaatatattatatagtaaATCAGTTTATAGGGATTTCAGTGAGATTTCACTATAATTTTGAACAAAATCCactgctgttttgtttttcttgcactGTTCTACATTGATGTTCTACATTGATGATCATAATGCGCACAGTACTAACCTTAATCACTTTTTATACTGCAGTACAGCTGAGAAACATTAACTactgtttaaaaattaaaatatatttactagATGGCCAAAGATGTATGAGTTGATGCACAAAAATGCTAAA
This genomic window from Ahaetulla prasina isolate Xishuangbanna chromosome 2, ASM2864084v1, whole genome shotgun sequence contains:
- the PCBP4 gene encoding poly(rC)-binding protein 4 isoform X5, producing the protein MHSYTVASPDRMSGSDNGLEETELSITLTLRMLMHGKEVGSIIGKKGETVKKIREQSTARITISEGSCPERITTITGSTDAVFRAVSMIAFKLEEDLGNGATNGGTISKPPVTLRLVIPASQCGSLIGKAGAKIKEIRETTGAQVQVAGDLLPNSTERAVTVSGVPDAIIQCVRQICAVILESPPKGATIPYHPSLSLGPVLLSANQGFSMQGQYSGISQAEVTKLQQLSGHPVSFSSLAQTPSLVAGLDANSQNSSQEFLVPNDLIGCIIGRQGSKISEIRQMSGAHIKIGNQTEGSSERHVTITGTPVSITLAQYLITACWTPAL